The Desulfomicrobium macestii nucleotide sequence TGTACTGCTCATCGCCCTGTGCTTTTCGACGCCCGGACGCTGGTTCAAACTGGCCGCGTGGTGCACCGCGGCCTCGGTCGTGGGTGGATTGCTCGGGTATTTCATCGGCTGGGGGCTTTGGGAGACGGTAGGCCTGCCCATCGTGCGCATGTATCATGGGGAGGCCGTGGTCGAGATGGTCCGCGTCTGGTACGAAAATTACGGTTTTTTCGGCGTGCTGGTCGCCGCGGTGACGCCCATCCCGTACAAGGTCTTCACCATAGCTTCGGGCATGATGAGTTTTGATCTGGGCCAATTCGTGCTGGCTTCGGTACTGGGCAGGGCAACGCGCTTTTTCCTGGTGGCCGGGCTCATCCGTCTGTTCGGGGCGCGCATCAAGCCTTTCATGGAAAGGCATTTCGAGCTGGCCGCCTCGGCCCTGGTCGTCCTGGCCATTCTGGGCTTTGCGGCCATCAAATATCTTTAGCCGAGTCAGGCCGCAATGGACGTGTCCGGTCGGCCCGGATTGCGTCAGGCAGCAGGCCAGATTTTGGTCAGAACGCGCATGCTCTTGCTTTCCACCCAGGGGGCGGTTGAGAGCGCATAGTCCTTGAAATGGGGCGTTGAGCGGTGCACATCGTAAAACGTGGCCGCATCGGTGTAGGTTTCGTAGAGGGTGAAGTTGGCCGGATTTTCGGGATCCTGCAGAATTTCAAACCCGAGACAACCTTCTTCCCTGGTGACTGAATTATTCCCCTGCCGCATCACCGCCTCTCGAAAATCATCGGCGAATTCCTTCCTGGTCACGACATCCACAATGACGACGAACATGAACTGCTTCCTCCGGCGCCGATGATCAGCGAATGATTTGTTTTGCCTTGTCCACCTGGCTTGGGGTCAGGTCGGCCGGCACCTTGTCCCTGCCCAGGGCCTTGCACACGATGTAGCGGGCGCACTGCTCGAAATCCCCTTGGCAGTACTTGCGTTTCATCATGTTTGCCGTGCTTGGCATGTTTGCCATTTTATCATTGAAAAATAGACACTTGGTAGTCAACTCGCAATCGGGCATGTGTCCTCCTGATTTTTTTATCGGTATCAGGCCCGGCCGGGTCTGCCAATAGGAATTGCCAGCCGGGTGATTCGCATTTGGCTTGCCTGGTGTATTTTGGAATAGAGTGTGGCCTGGAATCAGCCTTGGCGATCTTGAACCAGGATGAGGAGGCAGGGGATGTGTTGCGAAATTTTTCGTTGACAGCCGGCTGTGCGGGGACTATTTCGTCGCTTAAATAGTTAGCCATGTCTAATATGTTTGTACCGTTTAAAGTGTGGCTGATGAGCCGGTGCTTCTCTAGCTTAGGTGTTTAGGAGCGAGCATGGCCGGATGAAGATTGGGCCCAGGAATTTTGTGAGGTCTGTATAATTAGCCATGACTAATTATACGTCAGGCACACAAGAGGCGGACGCGGAACAGTTGTCCGCCGCAGCCGGGAGAACAAGAAAAGTGACAGGGAGGAAGCATGTGTTTCAAGTTGGATAACGGTTCGGAGTTGTTTTCGGTTCAGGACATGCATCGTTTGCGCAAGAAATCGAGCGGAGCGATGGGGGCGCGGTCATGGGTGCTGGGCGCTTGCGGCGCTCATGACCGGGAGGTTTCGGCGGGTGGCGGCCTTCAGGGCTCAGACGAAGCTGACGCGCCTGACGTGCGGGCCAGGAAAGGTTGACAATACGAACAGTTGATCGGGGTTTGCTTATGCATTGCAAGGGAATCGAATCGTTGCGCATTGAAATGTCCGAGGCCACGCTGACCCGGCTTTTGGCCGAGGGGCATCTGGGGGCCGCCGATTTGCGTTGCCTGGACCGGGCTTCCGGGCAGCGGCTGCGGCGTCTGTGTCTGAAGAGTTGCGTCTGGCGCAAGGCGGGGGGCGGATGCGCCGCGCCGGGAACTTGCCCGTATGGGAGAGAGGGATCGAAGTGCTGAAGTTTCGGCAGGACGGCCCGACCGTGCCGC carries:
- a CDS encoding putative quinol monooxygenase; translated protein: MFVVIVDVVTRKEFADDFREAVMRQGNNSVTREEGCLGFEILQDPENPANFTLYETYTDAATFYDVHRSTPHFKDYALSTAPWVESKSMRVLTKIWPAA
- a CDS encoding YqaA family protein yields the protein MKHEASTTAPDDLAQARATRNPLRKLYHWTLHWAATPYALPALVLLSFAESSFFPVPPDVLLIALCFSTPGRWFKLAAWCTAASVVGGLLGYFIGWGLWETVGLPIVRMYHGEAVVEMVRVWYENYGFFGVLVAAVTPIPYKVFTIASGMMSFDLGQFVLASVLGRATRFFLVAGLIRLFGARIKPFMERHFELAASALVVLAILGFAAIKYL